The nucleotide sequence CAAAGTTAATAACAAGAGGGAGCTGTCTGATATCAAGGCCTCTTGCAGCCAGATCTGTGGCTACGAGAACTGAAATTTTATCAGCTTTAAATTCATCGAGTGCTCTTGTTCTTGCACCCTGACTTTTATCTCCATGAATGGCAGCTGCTTCGATTCCGGCTTTTCCCAGCTTCTCTACAAGATGGTTGGCTCTGTTTTTTGTTTTAGTGAAAACCAGAGTTTTGTCTCTGTTCTGAGCTCTATAGAGTTGAATAAAGAGAGCTGTCTTTTTCATTTTGTCTACGGGATATACCAGTTGCTTTATGGCTTCAACTGTAATCTCTTCAGGATTAACTTCAATTATTACAGGGTCATTCACGAAGCTGTCAGCCAGCTGTTTCATTTCATCGGTGAATGTTGCTGTAAACATCAGTGTCTGACGCTTTTCCGGAATCAATGAATGGATTTCTGTGATTTCATCTTTGAAGCCGAGGTTCAGCATTCTGTCTGCTTCATCAAGGACTAAGATTTCCATCTGATCGAAATTTACTGCATTTTGTCTGTATAAATCCAGAAGTCTTCCGGGTGTTGCAACAAGTATATCCTGTCCCTTTGTCATTCGCAGCATTTGAGGGTTTATCTTTACACCTCCATGAACAACTGTCGATTTCAGCTTGAGGAAACGGCTGTAGTTCATAATGCTTTCATAGACCTGGGCAGCCAGCTCTCTGGTTGGTACCAGAATCAGAGCCCTCATATTATTAGATTTGGTTCTGCCCACTCGTGAAAGAATTTCCAGGATAGGGAGTACAAAGGCCGCCGTTTTCCCTGTTCCGGTTTGAGCTGCTGCCAGTACATCTTTTCTCTCCAGAACCGGCGGTATTGTAAGGGTCTGAACAGGAGATGGTTCACTGTAATTCTGTGCCGCCAGAGCCTTGAGAATTGCAGGAGATAAATTGAGGTCTGAAAATTGACCGGGACTG is from Oceanispirochaeta sp. M1 and encodes:
- a CDS encoding DEAD/DEAH box helicase; the encoded protein is MKESSPGQFSDLNLSPAILKALAAQNYSEPSPVQTLTIPPVLERKDVLAAAQTGTGKTAAFVLPILEILSRVGRTKSNNMRALILVPTRELAAQVYESIMNYSRFLKLKSTVVHGGVKINPQMLRMTKGQDILVATPGRLLDLYRQNAVNFDQMEILVLDEADRMLNLGFKDEITEIHSLIPEKRQTLMFTATFTDEMKQLADSFVNDPVIIEVNPEEITVEAIKQLVYPVDKMKKTALFIQLYRAQNRDKTLVFTKTKNRANHLVEKLGKAGIEAAAIHGDKSQGARTRALDEFKADKISVLVATDLAARGLDIRQLPLVINFDMPHLKEDYIHRIGRTGRASAAGLAISFVETEDFQKLRDIERLTKQVIDRIIIPEFEPDPPLPESELDLRPFKAKKPKKPKTKNQPKIS